From Alteromonas sp. RKMC-009, one genomic window encodes:
- a CDS encoding amidohydrolase: MHTRLLSAAVMLAFSSFSQAQTDVAAMADKIEPEVIKWRHHLHENPELSNREFETAKYVAKYLKSLGLEVETGVAKTGVVAVLDSGKPGPVVALRADMDGLPVPEENELPWRSKAKGEYNGKEVPVMHACGHDTHMAMLMGAAKILTEMKDELRGKVKFIFQPAEEGAPPGELGGAEVMVKEGVLKSPDVDVIFGLHISSNLDIDKVSYKPGGAMAAVDPFKIVIHGKQAHGAYPWKSVDPIVTAAQMVMSLQTIVSREIKLIDDAAVVTVGAIHGGNRSNIIPREVELVGTIRTLDKAAREHVYEAMERKVKGIADSMGAEAELTLPLDYSYPITYNDPELTMDMLPTLQRTAGKDGAVLAKAVTGAEDFSFYQEQIPGLFLWVGGKPLDVPEADSPAHHTPDFYVDDKGMKLGVKLLTNLTLDYMAKAD; the protein is encoded by the coding sequence ATGCACACACGACTCCTCTCCGCCGCAGTCATGCTGGCGTTTTCTTCATTTTCACAAGCACAAACTGATGTGGCTGCGATGGCAGATAAAATCGAGCCTGAAGTGATCAAATGGCGCCACCATCTGCACGAAAATCCTGAGTTATCGAACCGCGAATTTGAAACGGCAAAATACGTTGCAAAGTACCTGAAATCTCTTGGACTGGAGGTTGAAACCGGTGTTGCCAAAACCGGTGTGGTGGCTGTGCTTGACAGTGGCAAGCCCGGACCCGTGGTCGCGCTGCGGGCAGATATGGACGGCCTGCCGGTGCCGGAAGAGAACGAACTGCCATGGCGTTCAAAAGCCAAAGGCGAGTATAACGGTAAAGAAGTACCGGTAATGCACGCCTGCGGTCACGACACCCATATGGCCATGCTGATGGGCGCTGCAAAAATTCTGACAGAAATGAAAGATGAGCTGCGCGGTAAAGTGAAATTCATTTTTCAGCCCGCTGAAGAAGGTGCGCCTCCGGGTGAACTGGGTGGTGCTGAAGTGATGGTGAAAGAGGGCGTGTTGAAGAGTCCTGACGTGGACGTGATTTTTGGTCTGCATATCAGCTCGAATCTGGACATCGACAAAGTCAGCTACAAGCCGGGCGGTGCTATGGCAGCAGTTGACCCGTTCAAAATCGTGATCCACGGTAAGCAGGCCCACGGTGCGTATCCCTGGAAAAGTGTGGATCCCATTGTAACGGCGGCGCAAATGGTTATGTCACTGCAAACCATCGTGTCCCGTGAAATCAAGCTGATTGATGATGCTGCTGTAGTGACAGTGGGTGCCATTCATGGTGGTAACCGCTCGAATATTATTCCCCGTGAAGTGGAGCTGGTCGGTACTATCCGTACATTAGACAAAGCTGCCCGTGAACATGTTTATGAAGCGATGGAGCGTAAGGTTAAAGGTATCGCTGACAGCATGGGCGCTGAAGCTGAACTGACCCTGCCACTGGATTACAGTTATCCCATTACTTATAACGATCCTGAACTGACGATGGACATGTTGCCGACGCTGCAGCGTACTGCCGGAAAAGACGGCGCGGTCCTGGCCAAAGCAGTAACCGGCGCAGAAGACTTCTCGTTCTATCAGGAACAGATCCCCGGTCTTTTCCTCTGGGTTGGCGGTAAGCCTCTTGATGTGCCGGAAGCGGATTCTCCTGCTCACCACACACCGGATTTCTACGTCGATGACAAGGGCATGAAGCTGGGTGTTAAATTGCTGACCAATTTAACACTGGATTACATGGCAAAGGCTGATTAA
- a CDS encoding LysR family transcriptional regulator: MQSLTFRLLEVFQSIVDHGSITAASSALSLSQPTVSLQLKKLSGIVGMPLFEQTYGQLKMTEAGEAVYQCAQEVLGSQSRLESQIHALKGVEIGTLKLAVVTTAKYVVPPILSPFCRQHPNIEVRFTVGNRADIIERMRHNRDDVYIFSQPPQDDNLICTPFLQNKLVVIAPPDYDGPDNCDLKDLINHKFLLREYGSGTRRAIQDYTDNKGLVFRNSMIIESNEAIRLAVTSGLGLAILSEHTLAHTPPDSVRILNINDFPLVNHWQAVTVKHRQISLAAQAFQKALLNVE, encoded by the coding sequence ATGCAATCTTTGACATTTCGTCTTCTGGAGGTCTTCCAGAGCATTGTCGATCACGGTTCTATCACTGCGGCATCCTCGGCGCTTTCTCTTTCTCAGCCCACCGTATCGTTACAACTCAAAAAGTTGTCCGGCATTGTAGGCATGCCGTTATTCGAACAGACATACGGCCAGTTGAAAATGACAGAAGCCGGAGAAGCCGTTTATCAGTGTGCACAGGAAGTGCTGGGCTCTCAGTCCAGACTGGAAAGTCAGATCCATGCGTTGAAAGGGGTGGAAATCGGTACCCTGAAGCTGGCAGTCGTAACGACAGCTAAATATGTGGTTCCGCCCATTTTAAGCCCGTTCTGCCGGCAACACCCTAATATTGAAGTGCGTTTCACGGTGGGCAACCGCGCGGACATTATTGAGCGCATGCGCCACAACCGGGATGACGTGTACATTTTCAGTCAGCCGCCCCAGGACGACAATCTGATCTGTACGCCATTTTTACAAAACAAGCTGGTTGTTATCGCGCCGCCTGATTATGACGGCCCGGATAACTGTGATCTAAAAGACCTCATCAATCATAAATTCTTACTACGGGAATACGGCAGCGGTACGCGTCGGGCAATCCAGGATTACACTGACAACAAAGGGTTGGTGTTCCGGAATTCCATGATTATTGAAAGTAACGAAGCGATTCGTCTTGCGGTCACATCGGGGCTGGGTCTGGCGATTCTGTCCGAACACACTCTGGCGCACACGCCGCCGGACAGTGTGAGGATCCTCAACATCAATGATTTCCCGCTAGTAAACCACTGGCAGGCAGTGACCGTAAAACACCGTCAGATAAGCCTGGCAGCTCAGGCTTTTCAGAAGGCTTTATTAAACGTGGAGTAA
- the rhlB gene encoding ATP-dependent RNA helicase RhlB, which translates to MQTTHLTETHFSDLPINTKVVEALKSANFTHCTPIQALALPPLLEGLDIAGQAQTGTGKTMAFLVATFHHLLEKAQNDASSQSGPRAIIMAPTRELAVQIYNDAKPLSEHTGLSLGLIYGGEGYQSQRESLEEGVDIIIGTTGRILDYYKQGVFSLDNIQAAVLDEADRMFDLGFIKDIRFLFRRMPAATERLSMLFSATLSYRVQELAYEHMNNPTHVQVEPERKTATRVSEELFYPSDEDKMLLLLTLLEEEWPDKAIVFANTKSGCERVNDWLAADGHRVGLLSGDVPQKKRLSILEDFTRNNLDILVATDVAARGLHIDKVTHVFNYDLPDDAEDYVHRIGRTGRAGASGAAISFACEKYAQNLPAIEEYIQHAIPVTEFDRTALLDDVTAPKPRRRRTPTNRNSSRRGNSRRNSNNKKPSNQ; encoded by the coding sequence ATGCAAACAACACATTTAACTGAAACACATTTTTCCGACTTGCCCATCAATACCAAAGTTGTTGAGGCATTGAAGTCTGCAAACTTCACTCATTGTACTCCAATCCAGGCACTTGCGTTGCCGCCCCTGCTAGAGGGACTGGATATCGCCGGTCAGGCACAAACCGGTACGGGCAAGACAATGGCATTTCTTGTCGCAACTTTCCACCATCTGTTGGAAAAAGCGCAAAATGACGCCAGTAGTCAATCCGGACCGCGCGCCATCATCATGGCACCTACCCGTGAACTTGCGGTTCAAATTTATAATGATGCCAAGCCGCTCAGCGAGCACACCGGACTGTCACTTGGTCTCATTTATGGGGGCGAAGGATACCAAAGTCAACGCGAATCGCTAGAAGAAGGGGTAGATATTATTATCGGTACGACAGGACGCATTCTTGATTACTACAAACAAGGTGTGTTCTCGCTGGATAATATTCAGGCAGCTGTACTCGATGAAGCGGATCGCATGTTCGATTTAGGCTTTATTAAAGATATCCGTTTCCTGTTCCGCAGAATGCCTGCTGCCACTGAACGCCTGAGCATGCTGTTCTCAGCAACGCTGAGCTACCGCGTACAGGAGCTGGCCTATGAGCACATGAACAACCCCACTCACGTGCAGGTTGAACCGGAACGCAAAACAGCCACCCGCGTGTCTGAAGAACTGTTCTACCCGTCAGATGAAGACAAAATGCTTCTTCTGCTTACCCTGCTGGAAGAAGAATGGCCGGATAAAGCCATTGTTTTCGCAAACACCAAGAGCGGTTGTGAGCGTGTAAACGACTGGCTGGCAGCAGATGGTCACCGTGTTGGCCTGTTAAGCGGCGATGTACCGCAGAAAAAGCGCCTGTCGATCCTTGAAGACTTCACCAGGAACAATCTCGATATACTGGTCGCCACTGACGTTGCCGCCCGTGGTCTGCACATTGATAAAGTGACCCACGTATTCAATTACGACCTGCCGGACGATGCGGAAGATTACGTTCACCGTATTGGTCGTACGGGCCGTGCCGGAGCCAGCGGTGCCGCTATCAGCTTCGCCTGTGAAAAGTACGCACAGAATCTGCCGGCGATTGAAGAATATATTCAGCATGCCATTCCTGTTACCGAATTTGACAGAACAGCATTACTGGATGATGTGACTGCACCGAAACCCCGTCGCCGGCGTACTCCGACTAACCGGAATTCATCCCGTCGTGGCAACAGTCGCCGTAACAGCAACAATAAGAAACCGTCAAACCAGTAA
- the trxA gene encoding thioredoxin TrxA — protein sequence MSDKIIKLTDDKFEADVINAAGPVLVDFWAEWCGPCKMIAPILEEVATEFDGKLTVGKLNVDENNETPPKYGIRGIPTLLLFKNGNVAATKVGALSKTQLTEFLNENL from the coding sequence ATGAGCGACAAAATTATCAAGTTAACAGACGACAAATTTGAAGCAGATGTTATCAATGCTGCTGGTCCTGTGCTGGTTGACTTCTGGGCCGAGTGGTGTGGCCCTTGTAAAATGATCGCACCAATTCTCGAAGAAGTTGCGACCGAGTTTGATGGCAAATTAACAGTTGGTAAGTTGAATGTCGATGAAAATAATGAAACGCCACCAAAATATGGCATTCGTGGCATCCCAACTTTACTGCTGTTTAAAAACGGTAATGTTGCCGCTACAAAAGTTGGCGCATTGTCAAAAACTCAACTGACAGAGTTCCTGAACGAAAACCTTTAA
- the purE gene encoding 5-(carboxyamino)imidazole ribonucleotide mutase gives MAKVAIVMGSTSDWPTMQNAAKMLKSFGVEFEAKVVSAHRTPNLLVEFAETAHDEGFSCIIAGAGGAAHLPGMIAAHTHLPVFGCPVKSKALNGIDSLLSIVQMPKGVAVGTLAIGDAGAANAGLLAAQVVALQDEAVRDAVIAFRKTQTDTVLSNGNLELDE, from the coding sequence ATGGCTAAAGTTGCTATTGTCATGGGGTCTACGTCTGATTGGCCGACAATGCAAAACGCGGCGAAGATGCTTAAATCGTTCGGAGTGGAATTTGAAGCAAAGGTGGTCTCTGCCCACCGTACACCTAATCTGCTGGTGGAATTTGCCGAAACTGCACATGACGAAGGTTTCAGCTGTATTATTGCCGGCGCCGGCGGAGCCGCGCATTTGCCCGGCATGATTGCTGCCCATACCCATCTGCCTGTTTTTGGCTGCCCCGTGAAATCGAAAGCGCTGAACGGTATTGATTCTTTGCTATCCATCGTACAAATGCCTAAAGGTGTTGCTGTAGGCACGCTGGCAATTGGTGACGCCGGTGCCGCTAACGCCGGTTTGCTTGCTGCTCAGGTTGTGGCGTTGCAGGACGAAGCGGTACGGGACGCTGTTATTGCATTCAGAAAAACACAAACAGATACAGTACTGAGCAACGGTAATCTGGAGCTTGATGAATGA
- the rho gene encoding transcription termination factor Rho, with protein MNLTELKNKPISELVALAEQMGLENMARARKQDIIFSILKNHAKGGEDIFGDGVLEILQDGFGFLRSADSSYLAGPDDIYVSPSQIRRFNLRTGDTISGKIRPPKDSERYFALLKIREVNFDKPENSRNKILFENLTPLHAADRLRMERGNGSSEDITARVLDLASPIGRGQRGLIVAPPKAGKTLLLQNIAQSIAANHPECELMVLLIDERPEEVTEMHRLVRGEVVASTFDEPASRHVQVAEMVIEKAKRLVEHKKDVVILLDSITRLARAYNTVIPSSGKVLTGGVDANALHKPKRFFGAARNVEEGGSLTIIATALIDTGSKMDEVIYEEFKGTGNMELHLNRKIAEKRVFPAIDFNRSGTRREELLTSQDELQKMWILRKIVHEMSEVDAMEFLINKLSMTKTNDEFFDAMKRQKS; from the coding sequence ATGAATTTAACCGAACTGAAGAATAAACCAATTAGCGAGTTGGTTGCCCTGGCCGAACAGATGGGCCTGGAGAACATGGCTCGTGCCAGAAAACAAGACATCATCTTTTCAATCCTGAAAAATCACGCCAAAGGCGGTGAAGACATTTTTGGTGATGGTGTACTCGAAATTTTGCAGGACGGCTTTGGCTTCCTGCGCTCAGCAGATTCTTCTTATCTTGCCGGGCCCGACGATATCTATGTATCACCCAGCCAGATTCGACGTTTCAATCTTCGCACCGGTGATACGATTTCAGGAAAAATCAGACCACCCAAAGATAGTGAACGCTACTTTGCCCTCCTGAAAATCCGCGAAGTTAACTTCGACAAGCCAGAAAACTCCCGTAATAAAATCCTCTTCGAAAACTTAACTCCTCTGCATGCAGCCGACCGTTTGCGTATGGAACGGGGTAATGGTTCGTCTGAAGATATTACAGCCCGTGTTCTGGACCTGGCGTCGCCAATCGGCAGAGGTCAGCGTGGTCTCATCGTTGCACCGCCTAAAGCCGGTAAAACCCTGTTACTGCAAAACATCGCGCAGTCTATTGCTGCAAACCACCCTGAGTGTGAACTGATGGTTCTGCTGATTGACGAGCGTCCGGAAGAAGTGACCGAGATGCACCGTCTGGTTCGTGGTGAAGTGGTAGCATCAACCTTCGATGAACCGGCCAGCCGTCACGTACAGGTTGCGGAAATGGTTATCGAGAAAGCCAAGCGCCTGGTTGAGCACAAAAAAGACGTGGTTATCCTCCTAGATTCTATCACCCGTCTGGCCCGTGCATACAACACCGTTATTCCTTCGTCCGGTAAAGTTCTGACCGGTGGTGTGGATGCTAACGCTCTGCATAAACCTAAGCGTTTCTTCGGTGCGGCACGTAACGTTGAGGAAGGCGGCAGCCTGACCATCATCGCTACAGCGCTGATTGATACCGGTTCTAAGATGGACGAAGTAATCTACGAAGAGTTTAAAGGTACAGGTAACATGGAACTGCACCTGAACCGTAAGATTGCAGAGAAACGCGTATTCCCTGCTATCGACTTCAACCGCTCAGGTACCCGTCGTGAAGAGCTGCTGACCAGCCAGGACGAACTGCAGAAAATGTGGATCCTGCGTAAGATTGTTCACGAAATGTCTGAAGTTGACGCCATGGAATTCCTCATCAACAAACTGTCGATGACGAAAACCAATGATGAGTTCTTTGATGCGATGAAGCGTCAGAAGAGCTAA
- a CDS encoding ATP-binding protein — translation MRTSETVKWLLLVLFSAGLNLIPPPFISGGLTAFGLPVAVFMALRMPAALSVPGIALAMAPVWFIHGITLPVILCSGLPLVLVLCRRRQSPCEPLKTGIGFYSSLAVLILAFQQWSEQNGFNTAAFTTVSVTWFCLLSSVLSAHLAYLFSRLAWHPGTFKKDINFKYLLAYCFSALFFLAVLCVSYSFIHQYQQRQKSQIELYMAQRLHVLSGQVKDFLDTHQRAINFAAGTLSAMPGATQPDAVQTDRLLSGLAESSPAFLTFLTADAQGKITHAWPETLLAKATDAGMLDVSGREYFSQVIASGTPYLSDAFRGRGFGQDPIVAISAPVTGADGEVTGILEGSLSLSSFSRFESSNINGFMLLVEDSERKLVYGSEVLSAQPLMPSPLGNCDTGCDALTKVNNETWFVRSVQIDGSGWHVRILYSWQRFLQLTNSSLITVLELLAVFAVTGLLAGFTLASVVNRPLKKLIGQLEAFDPNNRGQGIVPSESLPVTELRSLESAFDSMQRRLFDAFDDLERSRESQRKLNLELAELNRTLASRVEEKTLHLEAAVKQAEAANVAKSQFLANMSHEIRTPMNGIIGSCDNLLEDDLPRGAARRIGMIAQSASNLLMILDSILDWSKIEAGKMQTESVNFSLQKVLEASFHLHQDAAINNGVTSSMTYLTPLPEMLCGDMGKLSQVLNNLLSNAVKFTTEGEITVLAGFENGLLTLTVKDTGTGIAPEKLEHIFEQFAQADASTTRLYGGTGLGLPITRKLVELMDGTIEVASEPGEGTSFTVTLPFDIAEAEPEAESEPDAFIPDNLKVLVVEDNDINAHIVVDMLKNKGIRCVRVANGKQAVAAVRQMHFHIVLMDCQMPEMDGFEATRVIRGLESEKAGIPVIALTANAFVDDQRACLAAGMNAYLSKPVKRRQLLSMLAQTWKTHYGSTGG, via the coding sequence ATGCGCACATCAGAAACTGTAAAGTGGTTATTGCTGGTACTGTTCAGTGCCGGCCTTAATCTGATACCGCCGCCATTTATCAGTGGCGGCTTAACAGCATTCGGTTTGCCTGTTGCCGTGTTCATGGCTTTACGTATGCCTGCAGCGCTGTCCGTTCCGGGCATCGCTCTGGCTATGGCGCCGGTGTGGTTTATTCACGGTATCACACTGCCTGTTATCCTCTGCTCCGGACTGCCTCTTGTTTTAGTACTCTGCAGAAGGCGGCAATCGCCCTGCGAACCACTGAAAACCGGCATCGGGTTTTACAGTTCGCTGGCGGTACTAATCCTCGCTTTTCAGCAATGGAGTGAGCAAAACGGCTTTAATACCGCGGCGTTTACCACCGTTTCAGTGACCTGGTTTTGCCTGTTATCTTCGGTGTTATCAGCGCACCTTGCTTACCTTTTTAGCCGGCTGGCCTGGCATCCCGGTACATTTAAAAAAGACATTAATTTTAAATATCTGCTGGCATATTGCTTCAGCGCATTGTTCTTTCTGGCTGTGCTGTGCGTCAGCTATTCGTTTATCCATCAATATCAGCAGCGTCAGAAAAGTCAGATAGAGCTTTATATGGCTCAGCGGCTTCATGTTTTGTCCGGGCAGGTAAAAGATTTTCTCGACACCCATCAGCGGGCAATTAATTTCGCTGCCGGTACGCTCTCTGCCATGCCCGGTGCTACACAACCCGACGCAGTGCAAACCGATCGTTTACTGAGCGGGCTGGCTGAATCCAGTCCGGCTTTTCTTACCTTTCTGACGGCAGACGCGCAGGGTAAAATTACCCATGCATGGCCTGAAACGCTGCTAGCGAAAGCTACTGATGCAGGCATGCTTGACGTGTCCGGTCGTGAATATTTCTCACAGGTAATCGCCAGCGGGACACCGTATCTGTCAGATGCGTTTCGCGGACGGGGGTTCGGGCAGGACCCGATTGTCGCCATATCCGCACCGGTAACCGGAGCAGACGGTGAAGTCACCGGCATTCTGGAAGGGTCGCTATCGCTGTCATCTTTCAGTCGTTTCGAGAGCAGTAACATTAATGGCTTTATGTTGCTGGTGGAAGACAGTGAAAGAAAGCTGGTGTATGGCTCAGAGGTGCTTAGTGCCCAGCCGTTAATGCCTTCGCCTCTGGGCAATTGCGACACCGGATGCGATGCGTTGACTAAGGTTAATAACGAAACGTGGTTTGTGAGAAGCGTGCAGATAGACGGCAGCGGCTGGCACGTGCGTATTCTTTACAGCTGGCAGCGCTTTTTGCAACTCACCAACTCATCGCTGATTACCGTGCTCGAGTTGCTGGCGGTATTTGCCGTTACCGGTTTACTGGCCGGCTTCACCCTGGCTTCAGTTGTTAACCGCCCCCTTAAAAAACTTATCGGCCAGCTTGAAGCCTTTGACCCTAATAACCGGGGCCAGGGAATCGTCCCCTCTGAGAGTTTGCCGGTAACAGAATTACGAAGTCTGGAGTCAGCGTTTGATTCCATGCAACGGCGGCTGTTCGATGCCTTTGATGATTTAGAACGCTCGCGGGAATCCCAGCGAAAGCTCAACCTGGAACTGGCAGAACTGAACCGGACACTGGCTTCACGGGTCGAGGAAAAGACCCTGCACCTGGAAGCTGCGGTGAAACAGGCGGAAGCTGCAAATGTGGCGAAATCTCAGTTTCTTGCCAACATGTCACATGAAATCCGTACACCGATGAACGGTATCATCGGCTCCTGCGATAATCTTTTGGAAGATGACTTACCGCGGGGCGCAGCAAGGCGCATTGGCATGATTGCCCAGTCTGCCTCCAATTTGTTGATGATCCTCGACAGCATTCTCGACTGGTCGAAAATTGAGGCCGGCAAAATGCAAACCGAGTCGGTGAATTTTTCATTGCAAAAAGTGCTGGAAGCATCATTTCATCTTCACCAGGATGCTGCCATTAATAATGGTGTGACTTCATCAATGACCTACCTTACGCCACTTCCCGAAATGTTATGTGGTGACATGGGTAAGCTGAGTCAGGTGCTGAATAACCTGCTGAGCAATGCGGTGAAATTTACTACAGAAGGGGAAATCACCGTTCTCGCCGGCTTTGAAAACGGGCTACTGACACTCACCGTTAAGGATACCGGCACCGGGATCGCACCTGAAAAACTGGAACATATCTTCGAACAGTTTGCTCAGGCAGATGCGTCTACAACCCGTCTTTATGGTGGTACGGGTCTAGGCTTACCCATCACCAGAAAGCTGGTTGAACTGATGGACGGAACCATCGAGGTTGCTTCAGAACCCGGTGAAGGCACCAGCTTTACCGTTACCCTTCCCTTTGACATCGCTGAAGCGGAGCCTGAGGCAGAGAGTGAGCCGGATGCGTTTATTCCGGATAATCTGAAAGTGCTGGTGGTAGAAGATAACGATATTAACGCCCACATCGTAGTGGATATGCTGAAAAACAAAGGGATCCGCTGCGTACGTGTGGCCAACGGTAAACAGGCCGTGGCGGCGGTGCGTCAGATGCATTTTCACATTGTGTTGATGGATTGCCAGATGCCGGAAATGGACGGGTTCGAAGCAACCCGTGTTATCCGCGGGCTTGAGTCAGAGAAAGCGGGCATTCCCGTGATTGCGCTGACAGCCAATGCCTTTGTGGATGATCAGCGGGCCTGTCTGGCTGCCGGTATGAATGCTTATCTGAGTAAGCCGGTTAAGCGCCGGCAATTACTCAGCATGCTGGCGCAAACCTGGAAAACGCACTACGGCTCAACCGGCGGCTGA
- a CDS encoding 5-(carboxyamino)imidazole ribonucleotide synthase, with the protein MRVLVYGAGQLAQMMYLAGCPLGIEVQAVEVSNDTVVHPVSKRPLDISLAQAIESSDALTVEFEHVPERLLEQASKTEKLYPSMNAILVGADRVREKRLLDALNVPNAAHQVVTYIDELEDCVSALGDKLIIKASRDGYDGYGQWRLMSEEQLPEIKQALSNLDLKKVPLVVEAMVNFDRELSLVGVRDKDGDIKVYPLAENLHHQGQLHVSVAPAPFVSEALQKKAGEIFRVLAEGMNYVGVLAVEMFQCGDELLVNELAPRVHNSGHWSMSGSDTSQFENHLRAVTGLPLGDTEARGPSAMVNIIGCSSFSRDLLKIAGCHLHWYGKTVREKRKMGHINVTAATYAELGSKLEELGQYVPSEYFPKLGKEARKLKQIES; encoded by the coding sequence ATGAGAGTATTGGTGTACGGCGCAGGTCAACTTGCGCAAATGATGTATCTTGCGGGCTGTCCGCTGGGTATTGAAGTGCAGGCTGTTGAAGTCAGTAATGACACGGTTGTACACCCTGTCAGCAAGCGTCCGCTGGATATCAGTCTGGCGCAGGCCATAGAGTCTTCAGACGCCCTGACAGTTGAATTTGAGCACGTGCCGGAAAGGCTGCTCGAACAGGCCAGCAAAACAGAAAAACTCTATCCGTCCATGAATGCCATCCTGGTCGGTGCAGATCGTGTCAGAGAAAAGCGTTTGCTTGATGCGCTGAATGTACCCAATGCAGCCCATCAGGTAGTCACGTATATCGACGAGCTGGAAGATTGCGTATCGGCACTGGGCGATAAGCTGATCATCAAAGCCAGCCGTGACGGTTACGACGGTTATGGCCAGTGGCGTTTAATGAGCGAAGAGCAACTTCCCGAAATTAAACAGGCGCTGAGCAATCTTGATCTTAAAAAAGTGCCACTGGTGGTTGAAGCCATGGTGAACTTTGATCGCGAATTGTCGCTGGTTGGCGTGCGGGATAAAGACGGTGACATCAAGGTGTACCCTCTGGCTGAGAACCTGCACCACCAGGGGCAGCTGCATGTGTCTGTGGCACCGGCTCCGTTCGTCTCTGAAGCGTTGCAGAAAAAAGCCGGAGAAATTTTCCGCGTGCTGGCTGAAGGCATGAACTATGTTGGCGTGCTGGCGGTGGAAATGTTCCAGTGCGGAGACGAACTGCTGGTCAATGAACTGGCGCCGCGGGTACACAACTCCGGCCACTGGTCGATGAGCGGCAGCGACACCAGTCAGTTTGAAAATCATCTGCGCGCAGTCACCGGTTTACCGTTAGGGGATACAGAAGCCCGCGGGCCCAGCGCCATGGTTAACATTATTGGCTGCAGCAGCTTTTCCCGTGATCTGTTGAAGATAGCCGGCTGTCATTTGCACTGGTACGGTAAAACCGTCCGTGAAAAGCGCAAAATGGGTCATATTAACGTGACGGCAGCAACCTATGCTGAACTGGGAAGTAAGCTTGAAGAGCTTGGCCAGTATGTACCGTCAGAGTATTTCCCTAAACTGGGAAA
- the nhaA gene encoding Na+/H+ antiporter NhaA, with the protein MAKTGVENVLEEIVSDVQSFLKRDASAGIILMGATLLALIIANTPLNGVYKDFLDMKVTVAAGSFEIDKALLLWINDGLMAVFFFHVGLELKRAVCEGGLSDPKNIVLPAAGAVGGMIIPVAIYLALTFGAENAMEGWAIPAATDIAFALGIMALLGSRVPASLKIFLVTLAIIDDIGAIVIIALFYTDNISLSALIVAAVCLPVLFWMNRRNVTDIPPYVLIGLVLWAAMLKSGVHATLAGVVLAAFIPMRDKKDPEYSPVIHLEHSLNSSVSFVILPLFAFANAGINFNEMEADALTHPVTLGVFFGLVTGKQLGVFLFSWLSVKMKFAKLPEDLSFRHIYGCALLCGVGFTMSLFIGSLAFGGSEKAFDERLGILAGSLVSGLLGYLALRFIGNPNQKSAKDVQPPVEP; encoded by the coding sequence ATGGCAAAAACGGGCGTAGAGAATGTCCTTGAAGAAATTGTTTCTGATGTACAGTCATTTCTGAAAAGGGACGCGTCAGCAGGCATCATCCTGATGGGAGCAACCCTTCTCGCGCTTATCATTGCCAACACGCCGTTAAACGGCGTGTACAAAGATTTTCTTGATATGAAGGTGACGGTGGCCGCCGGCAGCTTCGAAATCGACAAAGCCCTGCTGCTGTGGATTAACGATGGTCTGATGGCAGTATTCTTTTTCCATGTCGGGCTGGAACTGAAGCGGGCCGTGTGTGAAGGCGGCCTGTCTGATCCTAAAAATATTGTACTGCCGGCTGCCGGTGCTGTAGGCGGCATGATTATACCGGTGGCCATATACCTTGCGCTGACCTTTGGTGCTGAAAATGCCATGGAAGGATGGGCCATTCCGGCCGCCACAGACATCGCCTTTGCACTGGGCATCATGGCACTGCTCGGCAGCAGAGTACCCGCCAGTTTAAAAATATTCCTGGTCACGCTGGCCATCATTGATGACATCGGTGCCATTGTCATCATCGCCCTTTTCTACACGGACAATATTTCTTTATCAGCATTAATTGTAGCGGCTGTATGTTTACCCGTACTCTTCTGGATGAACCGCCGCAACGTTACCGACATTCCCCCTTATGTATTAATCGGTCTGGTGCTGTGGGCTGCCATGCTTAAATCCGGCGTGCATGCCACCCTCGCCGGTGTTGTTCTGGCTGCATTTATCCCGATGCGCGATAAAAAAGACCCGGAATATTCACCGGTCATTCATCTGGAGCACAGCCTGAACAGCAGTGTCAGTTTTGTCATCCTGCCCCTTTTCGCCTTTGCGAACGCCGGCATTAACTTTAACGAGATGGAAGCAGACGCACTGACGCATCCGGTAACCCTGGGGGTATTTTTTGGTCTGGTTACCGGTAAGCAGCTTGGCGTGTTCTTATTTTCATGGCTGTCGGTGAAAATGAAGTTTGCCAAACTGCCGGAAGATTTGTCATTCAGACATATTTACGGCTGTGCCCTGTTATGTGGCGTCGGCTTTACCATGAGTCTGTTTATCGGTTCGCTGGCATTCGGCGGCTCAGAAAAAGCCTTTGATGAACGTCTGGGCATACTGGCGGGTTCACTGGTATCCGGTCTGCTTGGCTACCTGGCCCTGCGCTTTATTGGTAACCCGAATCAGAAATCAGCCAAAGATGTTCAGCCGCCGGTTGAGCCGTAG